One Gordonia pseudamarae genomic window, GCGAATCCGTGGGATTGCGCAGGGATCCTGCCCGAGCGCCACAACCGCGGACGCTACAACCTCGAACGCTACAACACAGGCCTCCTCTGGCGTTCCGCGCGCGCGACCTGGCTTTGGCTGCAACACTATTGCGATGACGATGCAGGGCGGGTTCTTCGGCTGGACAAGGGTCGACCAGGGTACGGTCATCGCGCCCGACCAACGATTGAGCTGGCCGCGCACGGTGGGCATCGGCCTACAGCACATCGTGGCGATGTTCGGCGCCACCTTCCTGGTGCCGGTGCTGACCGGGTTCTCGCCCGCCACGACGCTCTTCTTCAGCGGTATCGGCACACTGCTGTTCCTGATCATCACCCGCAACCGGATGCCGAGCTACCTGGGATCGAGTTTCGCGATCATCGCCCCGGTGCTGGCCGCGAGCGCGGCGGAGGGGCCGTCGGCGGCGCTCGGCGGCCTGGTCGTGTCGGGTGCCTTGCTCGCGATCATCGGTGTGATCGCGCATGTCGCGGGCATCGGCTGGATCGAGGCGCTGATGCCCCCGATCGTGACCGGCGCGATCGTCGCGCTGATCGGGTTCAACCTGGCGCCCGCGGCCAAGAGCAACTACGAGCAGGGTGCGGTGACGGCGACGATCGTCCTGGTGCTGCTGGTGTTGTCGGTGGTGCTGTTCAGAGGACTGCTCGGCCGGCTGGCGATCTTCCTGAGCGTGGTGATCGGATATCTGATCGCGTGGTGGCGCGACGAGATCGACACCAGCGCCATCGGCGACGCCTCGTGGGTAGGGCTGCCCGACTTTCAGGGGCCGAGCTTTCATCTGTCGGTGCTGCCGATGTTCCTGCCGGTGGTGCTGGTGCTGGTCGTCGAGAACATCGGTCACGTCAAGTCGCTGACGGCGATGACCGGCATCAACTACGACCGCAGCGTCGGCCGGGCATTGTTCGCCGACGGTGTGTCCACGATGCTGGCGGGCAGCGGCGGTGGTTCGGCCACCACCACCTACGCCGAGAACATCGGGGTCATGGCCGCCACCAAGGTGTACTCGACCGCCGCGTACTGGGTGGCCGGAATCGGCGCGATCCTGCTGGGCCTCTCACCCAAGATCGGCGCGACGATCGCCGCGATCCCGCCCGGGGTGCTCGGCGGCGTCACCACCGCGCTGTACGGCCTCGTCGGCATCCTCGGCATTCATATCTGGGTGAGCAACAAGGTGGACTTCTCCCAGCCGATCAACCAGTTCACCGCCGCCATCGCCCTGATCATCGGCATCGCCGACTACTCCTGGAAGATAGGCGATCTGCAGTTCGGCGGCATCGCGCTCGGCGCCATCGCGGCTCTGGCGATCTATCACTCGATGCGGTTCATCGGCGGTCTGCGTGGCACCGTGGAACCGGACGGACGGTCGGAGGCGGCGCACTGACATCGGGACGGCGCCGCGGGCGGTCGATCGGCGTGCGGCGCGCGGGCCTGATGTTCGCCGTACATGCATTGCCCAAGGTGGGGCGGATAAGTAGCGTCTCAAAGCATGTCGCTCGGTGAGCCGCACCTGTCGTCGACGGTGCCCGGAGAACGAACTCGAACCGACCGCGTCTTTGCGTGGTTGCTGACCGCGATCGTCGCGCTGACGGCGCTGAAAGCGAGCCGCGGACTGTCGATCTCGATGTGGGGCGATGAGGCCATCACGGCGAGCACCGTCTCGCGTGGCTTCTCGGACACCGTTGATGTGCTGCACGAGGCCGACGGCGGATTCGCCGGATATTCACTGCTGATGAATCTCTGGGTGTGGCTCGGCGAGCCGACGGAGGTGTGGCTGCGGCTGCCGTCGTTCGTGGCGGTGGTGGCCACGATCACGCTGGCGGCGATTCTGGCCCGCCGGATCGCCGGAGCCGTGTCGGGTCTTGTCGCCGCGGTCGTGCTCGCCCTGCACCCGGATCTGGTGGGGGTGTACGCGATCGAGGGACGGCCCTACGCGCTCGCGGTCCTGGCGGTCACCGGCGTCGCGGTGATCGTGCACGGTGCGAGCCTCACCGGGTTGACCGCCCGCCGGATCATCGCCGCCGGTCTGCTTGTCGCGGTCGCGGTGAGCCTGCACACCCTCACGGTCCTGGCCTTTGCCGCGATGCTGCCCTGGCTGCTCGGCGCTGTCCGGGCCACGACGTGGACGCGGGCCCGGACGGCGATCGCGGCGGTGGTGCTCGCCGTCGACGCCGGGGTGATCGTGGTGATGCTGATTCTGGCGGTGAGATTCAGCTATCTGCAGAGCTGGTTGACCAATCTCGCGCCACGGGACTGGCCGGACTTCCTGACCACCGTCGCCTCGTTGCCCGCTCTGCTGTGCGTGCTGGGCGGGGCGATCGCGATGGCGGTGTCTCGCCGATCACCGCAGGTCCCCGACATATCCCGTGCCGACGTGTGTGCCCTGATCACGTGGGCGATCGGTCCGACCGTGGTGCTGCTGGTCGGTGGATG contains:
- a CDS encoding uracil-xanthine permease family protein; translated protein: MQGGFFGWTRVDQGTVIAPDQRLSWPRTVGIGLQHIVAMFGATFLVPVLTGFSPATTLFFSGIGTLLFLIITRNRMPSYLGSSFAIIAPVLAASAAEGPSAALGGLVVSGALLAIIGVIAHVAGIGWIEALMPPIVTGAIVALIGFNLAPAAKSNYEQGAVTATIVLVLLVLSVVLFRGLLGRLAIFLSVVIGYLIAWWRDEIDTSAIGDASWVGLPDFQGPSFHLSVLPMFLPVVLVLVVENIGHVKSLTAMTGINYDRSVGRALFADGVSTMLAGSGGGSATTTYAENIGVMAATKVYSTAAYWVAGIGAILLGLSPKIGATIAAIPPGVLGGVTTALYGLVGILGIHIWVSNKVDFSQPINQFTAAIALIIGIADYSWKIGDLQFGGIALGAIAALAIYHSMRFIGGLRGTVEPDGRSEAAH
- a CDS encoding glycosyltransferase family 39 protein encodes the protein MSLGEPHLSSTVPGERTRTDRVFAWLLTAIVALTALKASRGLSISMWGDEAITASTVSRGFSDTVDVLHEADGGFAGYSLLMNLWVWLGEPTEVWLRLPSFVAVVATITLAAILARRIAGAVSGLVAAVVLALHPDLVGVYAIEGRPYALAVLAVTGVAVIVHGASLTGLTARRIIAAGLLVAVAVSLHTLTVLAFAAMLPWLLGAVRATTWTRARTAIAAVVLAVDAGVIVVMLILAVRFSYLQSWLTNLAPRDWPDFLTTVASLPALLCVLGGAIAMAVSRRSPQVPDISRADVCALITWAIGPTVVLLVGGWLYRPMLLPRYVLSSAVAWAVLAGIAVSIAWQLAARRSWGRAAVLAAAVPVIAVVLLTPGALAHVDKPEQPREAAEWIAGRHESGDGLLYAPTWNEPALRWYLTESPDAVLGDDAPVDIAAGEATARESGAYWTPSRPELVRAVETSSVGSVFEQITEGYDRIWLVSVPGADGRWRPVPEVGTPLSEELTERWTETAESRDFGMSRVTLYTRPTA